The Alcanivorax sp. REN37 genome window below encodes:
- the birA gene encoding bifunctional biotin--[acetyl-CoA-carboxylase] ligase/biotin operon repressor BirA, with protein sequence MTDLTEHDMAVIELLADGRFHSGEALGAALGISRAGVWKRLQKLEGVGLWPESVRGKGYRIAGGLSLLRETAIAAQSPALPPIAVRNSTGSTNQDALDQLQQGRAAPFVLLAEYQSAGRGRRGRVWNSPFGACLYLTAAEPFEHGAAALEGLSLAVGVALADALTGLGVPEVGLKWPNDVYLGGRKAAGILIELAGDLLGDCVAVVGIGLNVRMPDAAMSNVAQPWTDLHAALGAEVDRNLLAARILAALQGAFVRFRDGGFPAFAAAWAQYDVCAGRAVRVELGGRVLEGIAAGVDRSGALCVEIEGTRQLFHGGEVSLRIA encoded by the coding sequence ATGACTGATTTGACAGAGCATGATATGGCGGTCATCGAGCTACTCGCCGATGGCCGCTTTCATTCCGGGGAGGCGCTCGGCGCCGCCTTGGGGATCTCCCGCGCTGGAGTCTGGAAGCGCCTGCAAAAGTTGGAGGGCGTCGGCCTATGGCCGGAGTCGGTCCGTGGCAAGGGCTACCGCATTGCCGGTGGCCTGTCCCTGCTTCGTGAGACCGCAATCGCCGCGCAGTCCCCAGCTCTGCCGCCGATAGCGGTGCGCAACAGCACCGGTTCCACCAACCAAGATGCGCTGGATCAGCTGCAGCAGGGCAGGGCTGCGCCGTTTGTCTTGCTGGCTGAGTATCAGTCTGCAGGTCGGGGGCGACGCGGACGGGTGTGGAACTCGCCCTTTGGCGCTTGCCTGTATCTCACTGCTGCCGAGCCGTTCGAGCATGGTGCGGCTGCATTGGAAGGGCTCAGTCTTGCGGTGGGGGTAGCACTTGCCGACGCTTTGACTGGCTTGGGCGTACCCGAGGTGGGGCTGAAATGGCCAAATGACGTTTATCTTGGCGGCCGCAAGGCGGCGGGTATCTTGATCGAATTGGCCGGTGATCTGCTGGGCGATTGCGTGGCGGTGGTTGGCATCGGTCTCAATGTGCGGATGCCGGATGCCGCTATGAGTAATGTGGCTCAGCCTTGGACGGATCTGCATGCGGCGCTGGGCGCAGAAGTTGATCGTAACCTGCTGGCAGCACGTATACTCGCCGCTCTCCAGGGCGCGTTCGTGCGGTTTCGCGATGGCGGCTTTCCCGCCTTTGCCGCCGCTTGGGCGCAGTATGATGTATGCGCCGGGCGCGCGGTCAGGGTCGAATTGGGCGGGCGCGTTCTTGAAGGCATTGCAGCTGGGGTGGATCGAAGTGGGGCGCTGTGTGTGGAGATCGAAGGCACACGCCAATTATTTCATGGCGGAGAAGTGAGCCTGAGAATCGCATGA